A section of the Streptomyces sp. Je 1-369 genome encodes:
- a CDS encoding LLM class F420-dependent oxidoreductase, whose protein sequence is MRLGLALGYWGRGPDPGHVALAQEAERLGYDSVWTAEAWGSDAFTPLTWIAAQTSRIKLGTAVAQMAARSPVTTAMHALTLDHLSGGRMMLGLGLSGPQVVEGWYGRPFPKSPLTATREYVEVIRQVLRREGPVEVAGRFHSHPYGGDDGTGLGKPLKPITHPLRADLPILLGAEGPKNIAQTTRIADGWLPLYWSPLRTDVYEASLADVPEGFLIAPMARVKVCDDVAEGLLPVKAMLGFYIGGMGHAARNFHADLMARMGYEDEARHIQELFLAGRREEAVLAVPDAFADEISLVGPRARIAERLELWRKGPVTDLLVLAPDPHTLRVLAELNS, encoded by the coding sequence ATGCGGCTCGGGCTCGCACTCGGATACTGGGGGCGCGGCCCCGACCCCGGGCACGTCGCCCTGGCCCAGGAGGCCGAGCGGCTCGGCTACGACTCCGTGTGGACCGCCGAGGCCTGGGGATCGGACGCCTTCACGCCGTTGACCTGGATCGCCGCGCAGACCTCGCGGATCAAGCTGGGCACGGCCGTCGCGCAGATGGCGGCGCGCTCCCCCGTCACCACCGCCATGCACGCACTCACCCTTGACCACCTCTCCGGCGGGCGGATGATGCTAGGGCTCGGGCTGTCCGGGCCGCAGGTGGTGGAGGGATGGTACGGGCGGCCGTTCCCGAAATCGCCGCTGACCGCGACCCGCGAGTACGTCGAGGTGATCCGCCAAGTCCTGCGCCGCGAAGGGCCCGTGGAGGTGGCGGGCCGCTTCCACTCCCACCCGTACGGCGGGGATGACGGCACCGGTCTCGGCAAACCCCTCAAGCCGATCACCCATCCCCTCCGCGCCGACCTGCCCATCCTGCTCGGCGCCGAGGGGCCCAAGAACATCGCGCAGACGACGCGGATCGCGGACGGCTGGCTGCCGCTGTACTGGTCGCCGCTGCGAACCGATGTGTACGAGGCGTCGCTCGCCGACGTCCCCGAGGGGTTTCTCATCGCCCCCATGGCCCGCGTGAAGGTGTGCGACGACGTCGCCGAAGGTCTGCTCCCCGTCAAGGCCATGCTCGGCTTCTACATCGGCGGGATGGGGCACGCCGCCCGCAACTTCCACGCGGACCTGATGGCGCGCATGGGGTACGAGGACGAGGCCCGGCACATCCAGGAGCTGTTCCTCGCGGGCCGCAGGGAGGAGGCGGTGCTCGCGGTACCGGATGCCTTCGCGGACGAGATCTCGCTGGTCGGGCCGCGTGCCCGCATCGCCGAACGCCTTGAGCTGTGGCGCAAGGGGCCGGTGACGGACCTGCTCGTGCTCGCGCCGGACCCGCACACGCTGCGGGTCCTGGCGGAGCTCAACTCGTAG
- a CDS encoding SapB/AmfS family lanthipeptide — MALLDLQSMESDEMTGGGHGGGGSQASLLLCWSDASIVLCL; from the coding sequence ATGGCACTCCTCGACCTGCAGAGCATGGAATCCGACGAGATGACGGGCGGCGGCCACGGTGGCGGCGGCAGCCAGGCCAGCCTGCTCCTCTGCTGGAGCGACGCCAGCATCGTGCTCTGCCTCTGA
- a CDS encoding glycosyltransferase family 4 protein, with protein sequence MTAEAMEARPRKGSGADGERPLRIALLTYKGNPFCGGQGVYVRHLSRELARLGHSVEVIGAQPYPVLDEGEDLTGLKLTELPSLDLYRSPDPFRTPKRDEYRDWVDALEVATMWTGGFPEPVTFSLRARRHLRARTGDFDVVHDNQTLGYGLLGDLGAPLVTTIHHPITVDRQLELDAAPDWKRRASVRRWYAFTRMQKRVARRLPSVLTVSGTSRQEIVDHLGVRADRIEVVHIGADTGLFSPDPAVPEVPGRIVTTSSADVPLKGLIHLVEALAKVRADHPGAHLVVVGKRAEDGPVAQAIERHGLEGAVEFVKGITDAELVDLVRSAQVACVPSLYEGFSLPAAEAMATGTPLLATTGGAIPEVAGPDGETCLAVPPGDAGALAHGLNRLLGDGDLRARLGAAGRERVLAKFTWARAAQGTAELYRAAMDRSATTHPGRAAATTTYSGSHR encoded by the coding sequence GTGACCGCTGAGGCCATGGAGGCACGCCCCCGAAAGGGTTCCGGCGCCGACGGCGAGCGCCCGTTGCGCATCGCGCTCCTCACGTACAAGGGGAACCCGTTCTGCGGGGGACAGGGTGTCTACGTACGTCACCTCTCCCGCGAACTCGCCCGGCTCGGCCACAGCGTCGAAGTGATCGGCGCGCAGCCCTACCCCGTCCTCGACGAGGGCGAGGACCTGACGGGCCTCAAGCTCACCGAACTCCCCAGCCTCGACCTCTACCGCTCGCCGGACCCCTTCCGCACCCCCAAGCGCGACGAGTACCGCGACTGGGTCGACGCCCTCGAAGTGGCGACGATGTGGACCGGCGGCTTCCCCGAGCCCGTCACCTTCAGCCTCCGCGCCCGGCGGCACCTGCGCGCCCGGACCGGTGACTTCGACGTCGTGCACGACAACCAGACGCTCGGGTACGGCCTCCTCGGCGACCTCGGCGCGCCCCTCGTCACCACCATCCACCACCCCATCACCGTCGACCGGCAGCTGGAGCTGGACGCGGCGCCCGACTGGAAGCGCCGCGCCTCCGTCCGCCGCTGGTACGCGTTCACGCGCATGCAGAAGCGCGTCGCGCGCCGCCTCCCCTCGGTCCTCACCGTCTCCGGCACGTCCCGGCAGGAGATCGTCGACCACCTCGGCGTCCGCGCGGACCGCATCGAGGTCGTCCACATCGGCGCCGACACCGGCCTCTTCTCACCGGACCCCGCCGTCCCCGAAGTGCCCGGCAGGATCGTCACCACCTCCAGCGCCGACGTACCGCTCAAGGGCCTGATCCACCTCGTCGAGGCGCTCGCCAAGGTCCGCGCCGACCACCCCGGCGCCCACCTCGTCGTCGTCGGCAAGCGCGCCGAGGACGGCCCCGTCGCCCAGGCCATCGAGCGGCACGGCCTCGAAGGCGCCGTCGAGTTCGTCAAGGGCATCACCGACGCCGAACTCGTCGACCTCGTCCGCTCCGCGCAGGTCGCCTGCGTCCCTTCGCTGTACGAGGGGTTCTCGCTCCCCGCGGCGGAGGCGATGGCCACCGGCACGCCGCTCCTCGCCACCACCGGCGGCGCGATCCCGGAGGTCGCGGGCCCCGACGGGGAGACCTGCCTCGCCGTACCGCCGGGCGACGCGGGCGCGCTCGCGCACGGCCTGAACCGGCTGCTCGGCGACGGCGACCTGCGGGCCAGGCTCGGCGCGGCGGGGCGCGAACGCGTCCTCGCCAAGTTCACCTGGGCCCGCGCCGCCCAGGGCACGGCGGAGCTGTACCGCGCGGCGATGGACCGCTCCGCCACCACGCATCCCGGCCGCGCCGCGGCCACCACGACGTACTCCGGGAGCCATCGCTGA
- a CDS encoding class I SAM-dependent methyltransferase, whose amino-acid sequence MLTVDFTRFPLAAGDRVLDLGCGAGRHAFECYRRGAQVVALDRNAEEIREVAKWFAAMKEAGEAPAGATATAMEGDALNLPFPDASFDVVIISEVMEHIPDDKGVLAEMVRVLKPGGRIAVTVPRYGPEKVCWALSDAYHEVEGGHIRIYKADELLERMRESGLKPYGTHHAHALHAPYWWLKCAFGVDNDKALPVRAYHKLLVWDIMKKPLATRVAEQLLNPVVGKSFVAYATKPHLPKASADAGVDAAAAAK is encoded by the coding sequence ATGCTGACCGTCGACTTCACCCGCTTCCCGCTCGCCGCGGGCGACCGCGTCCTGGACCTGGGCTGCGGCGCGGGCCGGCACGCCTTCGAGTGCTACCGGCGCGGCGCGCAGGTCGTGGCCCTCGACCGGAACGCCGAGGAAATCCGCGAGGTCGCCAAGTGGTTCGCCGCGATGAAGGAGGCCGGTGAGGCCCCCGCGGGCGCCACGGCCACCGCGATGGAGGGCGACGCGCTCAACCTGCCCTTCCCCGACGCGTCGTTCGACGTCGTCATCATCTCCGAGGTCATGGAGCACATCCCCGACGACAAGGGCGTCCTCGCCGAGATGGTGCGCGTCCTCAAGCCGGGCGGCCGCATCGCGGTGACCGTCCCGCGCTACGGCCCGGAGAAGGTCTGCTGGGCCCTGTCCGACGCCTACCACGAGGTCGAGGGCGGCCACATCCGCATCTACAAGGCGGACGAACTCCTCGAACGGATGCGGGAGTCGGGCCTCAAGCCGTACGGCACGCACCACGCGCACGCCCTGCACGCGCCGTACTGGTGGCTGAAGTGCGCGTTCGGCGTCGACAACGACAAGGCGCTGCCCGTGCGGGCGTACCACAAGCTGCTCGTCTGGGACATCATGAAGAAGCCCCTCGCGACGCGCGTCGCCGAGCAGCTGCTCAACCCCGTCGTCGGCAAGAGCTTCGTGGCGTACGCGACCAAGCCGCACCTCCCGAAGGCCTCCGCCGACGCAGGCGTCGACGCCGCGGCGGCCGCCAAGTGA
- a CDS encoding prenyltransferase/squalene oxidase repeat-containing protein, with product MTSPERTEHLVLPGVLTADQAIATVRGILAVQREDGAIPWFRGHHLDPWDHTEAAMALDAAGEHAAAERAYDWLVRHQNPDGSWYAAYADGDPHDVTDRGRETNFCAYLAVGVWHHYLSTGDEAFLDRMWPAVVAAVEFVLALQQPGGQIGWKREQDGTPVTDALLTGSSSIHQALRCALAIAEEREEAQPDWELAAGALAHAIRHHPERFLDKDRYSMDWYYPVLGGAVTGVAAKSRIEEGWDRFVVPGLGVRCVVPNPWVTGGESAELALALWVIGESDRALEVLQSIQHLRDPESGLYWTGYVFDDRTVWPEELTTWTAGSLLLAVAALGGDEATCAVFSGDHLPLGLDPECCEPPQ from the coding sequence GTGACGAGCCCGGAGCGGACCGAACACCTCGTCCTGCCCGGCGTCCTGACGGCCGATCAGGCCATCGCGACGGTACGCGGCATCCTCGCCGTGCAGCGCGAGGACGGCGCGATCCCGTGGTTCCGCGGCCACCACCTCGACCCGTGGGACCACACCGAGGCCGCGATGGCACTGGACGCGGCGGGCGAGCACGCGGCCGCCGAGCGCGCCTACGACTGGCTCGTACGCCACCAGAACCCGGACGGCTCCTGGTACGCGGCGTACGCCGACGGGGACCCGCACGACGTCACCGACCGCGGCCGCGAGACCAACTTCTGCGCCTACCTCGCCGTCGGCGTCTGGCACCACTACCTCTCCACCGGCGACGAGGCCTTCCTGGACCGCATGTGGCCCGCCGTGGTCGCCGCCGTCGAGTTCGTGCTCGCGCTCCAGCAGCCCGGCGGGCAGATCGGCTGGAAGCGGGAGCAGGACGGCACGCCGGTGACCGACGCACTCCTCACCGGCTCCTCGTCCATCCACCAGGCGCTGCGCTGCGCCCTCGCCATCGCCGAGGAGCGCGAAGAGGCCCAGCCCGACTGGGAGTTGGCCGCGGGCGCCCTCGCGCACGCGATCCGCCACCACCCCGAGCGGTTCCTCGACAAGGACCGCTACTCGATGGACTGGTACTACCCGGTCCTGGGCGGGGCGGTGACCGGCGTGGCCGCCAAGTCCCGCATAGAGGAGGGCTGGGACCGCTTCGTCGTCCCCGGCCTCGGGGTGCGCTGTGTCGTGCCCAACCCGTGGGTCACCGGCGGCGAGAGCGCCGAACTCGCCCTGGCCCTCTGGGTGATAGGCGAGTCCGACCGTGCCCTGGAAGTCCTCCAGTCCATCCAGCACCTGCGCGACCCGGAGTCGGGCCTGTACTGGACGGGCTACGTCTTCGACGACAGGACGGTCTGGCCCGAGGAACTCACCACCTGGACTGCGGGCTCGCTCCTCCTGGCCGTGGCGGCACTCGGCGGCGACGAGGCGACCTGCGCGGTCTTCTCGGGCGACCACCTGCCGCTTGGCCTGGACCCGGAGTGCTGCGAACCGCCTCAGTAG
- a CDS encoding ABC transporter ATP-binding protein — protein sequence MKRSTQVTSAKAGPYRRGVRFLRRRWPVVVRLALWSVLETGQTFLTGYALAHALDDGFLDGQEAVGLGWLGAAALGVLVAAYGTGRVYRAVADLVEPLRDSLVRQVVGRGLREADGAAVSRLTQQVEIARDTFAGLVMVSRSFVFTAVGALVGLFSLDPLLLLVVAPPLLAGIGLFVATLRPLARRQEEFLVADEELAGQLGVVAPGLRDVAAAGAEQDVAEDLDRGVATEYAAAGALARWGILRTASLAVGGQLPLVLLLAAGPWLLDNGVTPGALVGALAYVTQALLPALHNLVHGLGASGSRLAIVLRRLVWDAPEAPEVPDAPEAPEGETREHQAPDHAPTPTPTPALRLSSLTFAYGPHAEPVLKDLDLTVAPGEHLAVVGPSGIGKSTMAGIVAGLLEPDAGDVRVDGFPVRGAGAVGRRVLIPQEAYVFTGTLRDNLSYLREDPVPERELLAAADAVGLAPLVERLGGPDAELAPGELSAGERQLIALTRAYLSYAPLAILDEATCHLDPVAESRAERAFAARPGGTLVVIAHRISSARRADRVLVMDGAHALCGRHDELMERSPLYRDLNGAGEWGAAPDDEVAASHPPLSLRDPYRVDPVPRPGLPGDRGHVVAHRSVGQMETVGDLGDRRAPGGE from the coding sequence GTGAAGCGGTCTACCCAGGTCACATCGGCCAAGGCGGGCCCCTACCGCAGGGGCGTGCGCTTCCTGCGGCGCAGGTGGCCGGTCGTGGTGCGGCTCGCGCTCTGGTCCGTCCTGGAGACCGGGCAGACGTTCCTCACCGGATACGCCCTCGCGCACGCGCTGGACGACGGCTTCCTCGACGGGCAGGAGGCGGTGGGCCTCGGCTGGCTGGGCGCGGCGGCGCTCGGCGTGCTGGTCGCCGCGTACGGCACGGGGCGGGTGTACCGCGCGGTCGCCGACCTGGTGGAACCGCTGCGGGACTCCCTGGTGCGGCAGGTCGTCGGGCGCGGGCTGCGGGAGGCGGACGGTGCAGCCGTGTCGCGCCTCACCCAGCAGGTGGAGATCGCCAGGGACACCTTCGCGGGCCTGGTGATGGTCTCCCGCTCCTTCGTCTTCACGGCGGTGGGCGCGCTGGTCGGTCTGTTCTCGCTGGACCCGCTCCTGCTCCTGGTGGTCGCGCCGCCGCTGCTCGCCGGGATCGGTCTGTTCGTGGCGACGCTGCGGCCGCTGGCCCGCAGGCAGGAGGAGTTCCTGGTCGCGGACGAGGAGCTGGCGGGTCAACTGGGCGTGGTCGCGCCGGGGTTGCGGGACGTGGCCGCGGCGGGCGCGGAACAGGACGTGGCCGAGGATCTGGACCGGGGTGTCGCCACGGAGTACGCGGCGGCCGGTGCCCTCGCCCGCTGGGGCATCCTGCGCACGGCGTCCCTGGCGGTCGGCGGCCAGCTCCCGCTGGTGCTGCTCCTCGCCGCGGGCCCCTGGCTCCTGGACAACGGGGTGACGCCGGGCGCGCTGGTGGGCGCTCTCGCGTACGTCACCCAAGCCCTGCTTCCCGCCCTCCACAACCTGGTCCACGGCCTGGGCGCGAGCGGTTCCCGCCTGGCGATCGTCCTGCGGCGCCTGGTGTGGGACGCGCCGGAGGCTCCGGAGGTACCGGATGCACCGGAGGCCCCCGAGGGCGAGACCCGAGAGCACCAGGCGCCCGACCACGCCCCCACCCCCACCCCCACCCCCGCCCTCCGCCTCTCCTCCCTCACCTTCGCCTACGGCCCGCACGCCGAACCCGTCCTGAAGGACCTCGACCTCACCGTCGCCCCGGGTGAGCACCTCGCCGTCGTCGGACCCAGTGGGATCGGCAAGTCCACAATGGCCGGAATCGTCGCGGGACTGCTCGAACCGGACGCGGGGGACGTGCGCGTCGACGGATTTCCCGTGCGGGGGGCGGGTGCCGTGGGTCGGCGCGTTCTCATCCCCCAGGAGGCGTACGTCTTCACCGGGACGCTGCGCGACAACCTGAGCTACCTCCGGGAGGACCCCGTCCCGGAGCGGGAACTGCTCGCCGCCGCCGACGCCGTCGGCCTCGCCCCGCTCGTAGAGCGGCTCGGCGGTCCGGACGCCGAACTGGCCCCGGGTGAACTGTCGGCCGGGGAGCGGCAGTTGATCGCGCTGACCCGCGCCTACCTGTCGTACGCCCCGCTCGCGATCCTCGACGAGGCGACCTGCCACCTCGACCCGGTCGCGGAGTCCCGCGCCGAGCGCGCGTTCGCGGCCCGTCCGGGCGGCACGCTGGTGGTCATCGCCCACCGCATCAGCTCGGCCCGCCGTGCCGACCGCGTCCTGGTGATGGACGGGGCGCACGCCCTGTGCGGACGGCACGACGAGCTGATGGAACGTTCCCCTCTCTACCGGGACCTCAACGGAGCGGGAGAGTGGGGTGCGGCCCCGGACGACGAGGTCGCCGCGTCACACCCACCCCTCTCCCTGCGAGATCCGTATCGCGTCGATCCTGTTCCGCGCCCCGGTCTTCCGGGTGATCGCGGCCATGTAGTTGCGCACCGTTCCGTTGGACAGATGGAGACTGTTGGCGATCTCGGCGACCGACGCGCCCCCGGCGGCGAGTGA
- a CDS encoding ABC transporter ATP-binding protein has product MATTTTRPDRSTPPAHLLGAATRYSAARCTVLALCAVAGSGAALLLPLAIGHALDALLTGGGTRWVWACAALIGVSALLDALDGVLTGTTNARTTAWLRGRVVRHVLAVGPRTTARFAPGDLVARLIDNAAHAGIAPATAAALIAALVTPVGAVVALALIDGWLAVVFIVGAPVLFFLLRAFVRVSSDCVARYQQVQGDIAGRLSEAIGGARTIAAAHTEDKESARVLRTLPELSRQGHRMWRVQGRSQAQAVAVAPLLQIAVAAVAGHLVLQERISVGDLLAASRYAVLATGVGMLVGQLGGLVRARAAARRLGEVLAEPGTEHGAAELPSTGGLLELRGVRSSRGGRAVLDGIDLTVPAGSTVAVVGRSGAGKSLLAALAGRLADPDEGDVRLDGVPLDSLSREELRREVGYAFERPALLGGTLEGTIGFGTPRPAPDRVREAARAARADPFITRLPDGYATPCAEAPLSGGEAQRLGLARAFARGGRLLILDDAMSSLDTVTEHHIAEALLRHTPHRSRLIIAHRAATAARADTVAWLHEGRIRAVGTHAELWERAEYREVFGA; this is encoded by the coding sequence ATGGCGACGACCACCACCCGGCCCGACCGATCCACGCCACCCGCGCACCTGCTGGGCGCCGCGACCCGGTACAGCGCCGCCCGCTGCACGGTCCTCGCCCTCTGCGCCGTCGCGGGGTCGGGCGCCGCCCTGCTCCTGCCGCTCGCCATCGGCCACGCCCTGGACGCCCTCTTGACCGGCGGCGGCACCCGCTGGGTCTGGGCGTGCGCCGCACTGATCGGCGTCAGCGCCCTCCTCGACGCCCTCGACGGCGTCCTCACCGGCACCACCAACGCCCGCACCACGGCCTGGCTGCGCGGCCGCGTCGTCCGCCACGTACTGGCCGTCGGACCGCGCACCACCGCCCGCTTCGCCCCCGGCGACCTCGTCGCACGCCTCATCGACAACGCGGCACACGCGGGCATCGCACCCGCCACCGCCGCCGCACTCATCGCCGCCCTGGTCACCCCCGTCGGCGCCGTGGTCGCCCTCGCCCTCATCGACGGCTGGCTCGCCGTCGTGTTCATCGTGGGCGCACCCGTCCTCTTCTTCCTGCTGCGCGCGTTCGTGCGGGTCTCCTCGGACTGCGTGGCCCGCTACCAGCAGGTCCAGGGCGACATCGCGGGCCGACTCAGCGAGGCGATCGGCGGGGCGCGGACCATCGCCGCGGCGCACACCGAGGACAAGGAGTCGGCGCGGGTCCTGCGGACGCTGCCCGAACTCTCCCGCCAGGGCCACCGGATGTGGCGCGTGCAGGGCCGCTCCCAGGCGCAGGCCGTCGCCGTCGCACCGCTCCTCCAGATCGCGGTCGCCGCGGTCGCGGGCCACCTCGTGCTCCAGGAGCGCATCAGCGTCGGCGACCTGCTGGCCGCTTCTCGGTACGCGGTGCTCGCCACCGGCGTCGGCATGCTCGTCGGACAGCTGGGCGGCCTGGTGCGGGCGCGCGCCGCGGCACGGCGCCTGGGGGAGGTGCTCGCGGAACCCGGGACGGAACACGGGGCGGCTGAACTCCCCTCCACCGGCGGCCTGTTGGAGCTGCGTGGCGTGCGTTCGAGCCGCGGTGGACGCGCCGTGCTCGACGGCATCGACCTGACCGTCCCCGCGGGCTCCACCGTCGCCGTCGTCGGCCGGTCCGGCGCGGGGAAGTCCCTGCTCGCCGCCCTCGCGGGGCGTCTCGCCGACCCCGACGAAGGAGACGTACGCCTCGACGGCGTCCCCCTCGACTCGCTCAGCCGCGAGGAGCTGCGCCGCGAGGTCGGCTACGCCTTCGAGCGGCCCGCACTGCTCGGCGGCACCCTGGAGGGCACGATCGGCTTCGGCACCCCCCGCCCGGCACCCGACCGCGTCCGCGAGGCGGCCCGCGCCGCCCGCGCCGACCCCTTCATCACCCGCCTCCCCGACGGCTACGCCACGCCCTGCGCCGAAGCACCCCTCTCCGGAGGCGAGGCCCAACGCCTCGGCCTGGCAAGGGCGTTCGCGCGCGGCGGCCGGCTCCTCATCCTCGACGACGCGATGTCCAGCCTCGACACGGTCACCGAGCACCACATCGCCGAGGCCCTGCTCCGCCACACCCCGCACCGCAGCCGCCTGATCATCGCCCACCGCGCGGCGACGGCGGCCCGCGCCGACACGGTGGCCTGGCTGCACGAGGGCCGGATCCGGGCGGTCGGCACGCACGCGGAGCTCTGGGAACGGGCGGAGTACCGGGAGGTGTTCGGCGCGTGA
- a CDS encoding TetR family transcriptional regulator — translation MTAEAKAANPATPALTERQEARRRRILHASAQLASRGGFDAVQMREVAEAAGVALGTLYRYFPSKVHLLVATMQDQLQHMHTTIRKRPPAGETPAERVAETLMRAFRALQREPHLADAMVRALTFADRSVSPEVDTVSRLTTAIILDAMGLEETPTAQQLSAVRVIEHTWHSALITWLSGRASIAQVKIDIETVCRLIDLTAETGA, via the coding sequence ATGACAGCGGAAGCCAAGGCGGCGAACCCTGCGACGCCCGCCCTCACCGAGCGCCAGGAGGCGCGCCGCCGCCGCATCCTGCACGCGAGCGCGCAACTGGCGAGCCGGGGCGGCTTCGACGCCGTGCAGATGCGGGAGGTCGCCGAGGCAGCGGGCGTCGCGCTCGGCACGCTCTACCGGTACTTTCCCTCCAAGGTCCATCTCCTGGTCGCCACGATGCAGGACCAGCTCCAGCACATGCACACGACGATCCGGAAGCGTCCGCCGGCCGGTGAGACGCCTGCCGAGCGGGTCGCCGAGACGCTGATGAGGGCTTTCCGCGCGCTCCAGCGCGAGCCGCACCTGGCGGACGCGATGGTGCGGGCGCTGACCTTCGCGGACCGGTCGGTGAGCCCCGAGGTCGACACGGTGTCGCGGCTGACGACGGCGATCATCCTGGACGCGATGGGTCTTGAGGAGACGCCGACCGCACAGCAGCTGTCGGCGGTGCGGGTCATCGAGCACACCTGGCACTCGGCGCTGATCACCTGGCTGTCGGGCCGGGCCTCGATCGCCCAGGTGAAGATCGACATCGAGACGGTCTGCCGCCTCATCGACCTGACGGCGGAGACCGGCGCGTAG